The proteins below come from a single Oncorhynchus keta strain PuntledgeMale-10-30-2019 chromosome 32, Oket_V2, whole genome shotgun sequence genomic window:
- the LOC118365348 gene encoding BAI1-associated protein 3, whose product MSMTTLLDLKSSVLRQVQRSQSLRGRREPSASAASSIPVTHCPDQLPHGLSEGNGEFFVRMNGILQKQENLLRDAQAECEGEGNTAAPPAEHVDQAFVPERSSRRELDLLYEEAVYTVVNRVGVPSPEYITNEGDIFSYLLKVFDMGQEEHDIILQRVQESKRASFTMRVSVMKGKNLMAKDANGYSDPYCMLGILLGQSPRETEDKKERKFSFRKRKEKLEKRSSTKEVLAATCIQVTEVKPETLNPVWNEHFVFDIDDVHGDLLHMDIWDHDDDVSVAEACKKLNEVSGLRGMGRYFKQIAKSVRSNGTSSSGSSEDNADDFLGCINIPLNEVPVMGYDKWFKLEPRSSASKVQGECHLILRLFTTQRDTTLSKRESKEAIHKKMLSQILEYEHAHIQKEPYNWNGQVSPPAWTVLSHHAVQTDLSPLQQAIIRWQCYSSHHRSQRMCYTLLLRLLRTIDAEWDPQAVQGDLERQLSDSFRLYTDHCLCLMKSMRQVFPCASPAAVTRCELMLRGVGHMQTMPAFKTACPLRNELHLEIATVVKKGTVEWYESTISQFKPEDGALEEQLRRLVQVVDAVCADVQRGQNVYNKLFYSAVKVDFFSIVYRQLEKLVTDDVSVAMEKVCGTLEQESSRLTQTMGETLLELYMSLKILKRFREFLPLRDAKMMALTGYHSWFKTSIHKWLQIVHDKSCDRIRRAVDMDQLEPVHQAKHSSSAVDVTACFSQVREFWKQLSWPDSAGAFIFVTRLTDNFCSEAVCYSEMIKRKIERSQQGRDIKSLTVQLCIALNNTEHVRVFLGHLPRDLDWQGVEQAMEESCGAEGKEQVNKALNGQLYNVDADLQREAKRLITHLTDKMLSELKRYLQHISLSPDSINTDDAVSPLMKYLRDTLVILSESLVKENLARVLLGMWELLLRMILDTVAENMGVQVEFYNRFQYTVEALVQFFCADGEGLVIEDLKNHVDYKALDEELRLNKCSSFELIEQYFLEKISQQRTLKHTRFGRISVKCYYDASEQRLTVEILHAADLIALDANGLSDPFVIIELCPHHLFPMAKSQRTQVKLKTLHPVFDELFYFHVSPEQYRHRFACLTFTVMDYDWLSTNDFAGEALAPLSDFCWPGRPNASAAGKTIQPTILHLARSKPSEKPIMRILDARTGDGEAQEFVRKLKEIEKSMEEE is encoded by the exons GCTGTCTGAGGGGAATGGAGAGTTCTTTGTGCGTATGAATGGCATCCTTCAGAAACAAGAGAATCTGCTGCGTGATGCCCAGGCTGAG TGCGAAGGGGAAGGTAACACAGCCGCACCACCAGCAGAGCACGTAGACCAGGCCTTCGTTCCAGAGAGGTCCAGCAGGAGAGAG CTGGACCTCCTGTATGAAGAGGCCGTTTACACGGTAGTCAACAGGGTGGGCGTGCCCTCGCCAGAGTACATCACCAATGAAGGCGACATCTTCAGTTATCTGCTGAAG GTATTTGATATGGGTCAGGAGGAACATGACATCATTCTGCAGCGAGTCCAAGAATCCAAG AGAGCCAGTTTCACCATGAGAGTGTCTGTCATGAAAGGGAAAAATCTAATGGCAAAGGATGCAAATG GGTACAGCGACCCCTATTGCATGCTGGGAATCCTCTTGGGCCAGAGCCCTCGGGAGACAGAGGATAAGAAGGAGAGGAAGTTCAGCttcaggaagaggaaggagaagctGGAGAAGAGGTCCAGTACCAAGGAGGTTCTAGCAGCCACGTGCATCCAGGTGACTGAGGTCAAGCCAGAGACTCTCAACCCAGTCTGGAATGAGCACTTTGTTTT TGACATTGATGATGTCCATGGTGATCTACTGCATATGGACATATG GGACCACGACGATGACGTCTCTGTCGCAGAGGCCTGCAAAAAACTGAATGAAGTCAGCGGACTTAGAGGAATGGGCAG GTATTTTAAGCAGATTGCCAAATCGGTGCGGTCCAATGGGACGTCGTCATCGGGATCATCTGAAGACAATGCTGATGACTTCCTGGGCTGCATCAACATTCCACTGAAT GAGGTTCCTGTGATGGGATATGACAAGTGGTTTAAGCTGGAGCCCCGATCCAGTGCCTCCAAGGTCCAGGGAGAATGTCACCTGATTCTGAGGCTCTTCACTACCCAG AGAGACACTACACTGAGTAAGAGGGAATCGAAAGAAGCAATTCATAAGAAGATGCTGAGTCAGATTCTGGAGTACGAGCATGCTCATATTCAG AAAGAGCCTTATAACTGGAATGGGCAGGTGAGTCCTCCAGCATGGACTGTACTGTCTCATCATGCTGTGCAAACTGACCTCTCACCCCTACAACAGGCCATCAT TCGCTGGCAGTGCTACAGCAGCCACCACCGGTCCCAGAGGATGTGCTACACTCTGCTGCTGAGGCTCCTGAGGACCATCGATGCAGAGTGGGATCCCCAAGCTGTGCAGGGAGACCTG GAGCGGCAGCTGTCGGACAGCTTCAGGCTGTACACGGACCACTGTCTGTGTCTGATGAAGAGCATGCGCCAGGTGTTCCCCTGCGCCAGTCCAGCCGCCGTCACACGCTGCGAGCTCATGCTGAG GGGTGTAGGACACATGCAGACCATGCCGGCCTTCAAGACTGCGTGCCCCCTTCGAAATGAACTGCATTTGGAAATTGCCACTGTTGTCAAG AAAGGTACAGTGGAGTGGTACGAGAGCACAATTTCACAATTCAAACCAGAGGACGGG GCTCTAGAGGAGCAGCTGAGGAGACTGGTCCAGGTGGTGGATGCAGTGTGTGCAGATGTACAGAGGGGACAGAACGTCTACAACAAGCTCTTCTACAG TGCGGTGAAAGTGGATTTCTTCAGCATCGTGTATAGACAGTTGGAGAAACTG GTCACGGACGACGTGAGCGTTGCCATGGAGAAGGTGTGTGGCACTCTGGAGCAGGAGAGCTCCAGGTTAACTCAGACCATGGGAGAGactctgttagagctctacaTGTCTCTGAAAATACTCAAGCGCTTCAGAGAGTTCCTCCCTCTTAG GGACGCAAAGATGATGGCCTTGACTGGCTATCACAGCTGGTTCAAGACATCTATCCACAAGTGGCTGCAGATAGTCCATGACAAGTCTTGTGACAGGATCCGCAGAGCAGTAGACATGGATCAG CTGGAGCCAGTACATCAGGCCAAACACAGCTCCTCTGCGGTGGATGTGACAGCGTGTTTCAGCCAGGTGCGGGAGTTCTGGAAACAGCTGTCCTGGCCAGACTCTGCAGGGGCCTTCATCTTTGTCACCCGCCTGACAGAC AATTTCTGCAGCGAGGCCGTGTGTTACTCAGAGATGATAAAGCGCAAGATTGAGAGGAGCCAGCAGGGTCGAGACATCAAGAGCCTGACGGTGCAG CTGTGCATCGCCCTGAACAACACAGAGCATGTGCGTGTGTTCCTGGGCCACCTGCCTCGGGACCTGGACTGGCAGGGCGTGGAGCAAGCCATGGAGGAGTCTTGCGGGGCGGAGGGGAAGGAGCAGGTCAACAAGGCCCTGAACGGACAGCTCTACAACGTGGATGCGGACCTACAGAGGGAGGCCAAGCGCCTCATCACCCACCTCACAGACAAG ATGCTTTCAGAGCTGAAGAGGTACCTCCAACACATCAGCCTGTCCCCTGACTCCATCAACACCGATGAT GCCGTGTCCCCCCTCATGAAGTACTTACGTGACACTTTAGTCATCCTCAGCGAGTCTCTGGTGAAGGAGAATCTGGCTAG AGTTCTCCTCGGCATGTGGGAGCTGCTCCTCAGAATGATCCTAGACACGGTGGCGGAGAACATGGGAGTCCAGGTGGAGTTCTACAACCGCTTCCAGTACACTGTGGAG GCCCTGGTGCAGTTCTTCTGTGCTGATGGAGAGGGACTTGTCATAGAAGATCTGAAGAACCATGTCGACTACAAG GCTCTTGATGAGGAGCTGAGGCTGAACAAGTGTTCGTCCTTTGAGCTGATCGAGCAGTACTTCCTGGAGAAGATCTCTCAGCAG AGAACATTGAAGCACACCCGCTTTGGCCGCATCAGTGTGAAGTGTTACTATGATGCTTCTGAGCAAAGGCTCACGGTGGAGATCTTGCATGCCGCCGATCTCATTGCCTTGGACGCCAATG ggCTGAGTGACCCCTTTGTCATCATAGAGCTCTGTCCCCACCATCTCTTCCCCATGGCCAAGAGCCAGCGCACCCAAGTGAAGCTCAAGACCCTGCACCCAGTATTTGATGAGCTCTTCTATTT CCATGTCAGCCCAGAGCAGTACAGGCACAGGTTTGCCTGTCTGACTTTTACTGTGATGGACTATGATTGGCTGTCCACCAACGATTTTGCCGGGGAGGCCTTGGCCCCGCTCAGTGACTTCTGTTGGCCAGGGAGACCCAACGCCTCAGCGGCCGGAAAGACCATCCAGCCGACCATTCTGCACCTGGCCCGGAGCAAACCCAGCG AGAAGCCAATCATGAGGATTTTGGACGCACGGACAGGAGACGGAGAGGCTCAGGAGTTTGTGAGGAAGCTAAAGGAGATTGAGAAATCCATGGAAGAGGAGTGA